A genomic window from Tolypothrix sp. PCC 7910 includes:
- the rplJ gene encoding 50S ribosomal protein L10: MGRTLENKQEIVADLKETLSESTLALVIDYQGLTVAEISDLRRRLRPSGTVCKVTKNTLMGIAIQDQEQWQPLSELLKGSSAFLLVKDDFSSAIKAYQDFQKATKKTELRGGVMEGRLLREPDVKALGDLPSKEQLMGQIAGAINALATKIAVGINEVPGSLARALQAVADAEKGGSTDSAGE; the protein is encoded by the coding sequence ATGGGAAGAACGCTAGAAAACAAACAAGAGATAGTAGCTGATCTCAAAGAAACTTTGAGTGAGTCAACATTGGCACTGGTAATTGATTATCAGGGTTTAACTGTTGCTGAAATCAGTGACTTACGGCGGCGGCTGCGTCCGAGTGGCACCGTCTGTAAGGTGACAAAGAACACCCTGATGGGCATTGCCATTCAAGATCAAGAACAATGGCAACCACTGTCAGAACTGCTCAAAGGCTCTTCTGCCTTTTTGTTAGTTAAAGACGATTTTTCTTCTGCAATTAAGGCTTACCAAGATTTCCAAAAAGCTACCAAGAAGACAGAACTTCGCGGCGGCGTTATGGAAGGTCGCTTGCTGAGGGAACCTGATGTTAAGGCTCTAGGAGACTTGCCATCTAAGGAACAACTCATGGGTCAAATTGCTGGAGCAATCAACGCTTTGGCTACCAAGATTGCTGTTGGTATCAACGAGGTTCCTGGTTCACTGGCGCGTGCTTTGCAAGCAGTGGCTGATGCAGAAAAAGGCGGTAGCACTGATAGTGCTGGCGAATAG
- the rplL gene encoding 50S ribosomal protein L7/L12 yields the protein MSATTDNILEQLKSLTLLEAAELVKQIEEAFGVSAAAPVGVAIAAPGAAPAAEVVEEKTEFDVILESVPADKKIAVLKIVREITGLGLKEAKDLVEAAPKPVKEGIAKEAAEDAKKRIEEAGGTVTVK from the coding sequence ATGTCTGCTACAACCGATAACATTCTGGAACAATTGAAATCCTTGACTTTGCTAGAAGCTGCTGAATTAGTTAAGCAAATTGAAGAAGCTTTTGGCGTAAGTGCTGCTGCTCCTGTTGGCGTAGCGATCGCAGCTCCTGGTGCTGCTCCTGCTGCTGAAGTAGTAGAAGAGAAGACCGAATTCGACGTGATTCTTGAATCAGTTCCTGCTGACAAGAAGATTGCTGTACTGAAGATTGTTCGCGAAATCACTGGCTTAGGTTTGAAAGAAGCCAAAGATTTGGTAGAAGCTGCGCCCAAGCCTGTTAAGGAAGGTATTGCTAAGGAAGCTGCTGAAGATGCTAAGAAGCGCATCGAAGAAGCTGGTGGTACAGTAACAGTGAAGTAA
- a CDS encoding DNA double-strand break repair nuclease NurA, whose product MLDLTKLARQMQGLSQHLTVEAAASRQRLELAQKHLQQAYEFQKDLIDRQEKWRDRILFANATPIEPLEACIDIPVPPKIHTVIATDGSQIAPNHHEIAYCYLLNIGRVVLHYGQNRHPILDSLPEVFYRPEDLYMSRQWGIRTEEWMGYRRTASEATVLAELACAVKGEAPSLAMVDGSLIYWFLEQLPIDARDRILPPIIEAWQRMRDAQIPLMGYLSASRNVEGMNFLRLLACPHPVPDCISYCPNQLEKIPCKIFEHLRDTSLWATQLKPGQRGPLWRSNARILDLYEDQKIYFCYIHVGAEIARIEVPAWVAENTAIFDQALGLMLAQVQKGYGYPVAIAEAHNQAVVRGGDKARFFALLEKQMIKAGLKNVGTSYKEARKRGSIA is encoded by the coding sequence ATGCTTGATCTGACCAAACTAGCGCGACAAATGCAAGGTTTAAGTCAGCATCTTACCGTAGAAGCTGCTGCCAGTCGCCAGCGTTTAGAATTAGCACAAAAACATCTGCAACAAGCTTATGAATTTCAAAAAGATTTAATTGATCGACAGGAGAAATGGCGCGATCGCATTCTCTTTGCTAATGCTACTCCCATTGAGCCGTTAGAAGCCTGTATTGATATTCCAGTTCCACCAAAAATTCATACTGTCATTGCTACCGATGGTTCACAAATAGCCCCTAACCATCACGAAATTGCTTACTGTTATTTGCTCAATATTGGCAGAGTCGTCTTACACTACGGACAAAATCGCCATCCTATATTAGATAGCTTGCCAGAGGTATTTTACCGCCCAGAAGATTTATATATGTCCCGGCAGTGGGGAATTAGAACTGAGGAATGGATGGGTTATCGCCGCACTGCAAGTGAAGCAACAGTATTAGCAGAACTGGCTTGTGCTGTGAAGGGAGAAGCACCAAGCCTAGCAATGGTAGATGGTTCCTTAATTTATTGGTTTTTGGAACAGTTGCCCATTGATGCACGCGATCGCATCTTACCCCCAATCATTGAAGCTTGGCAACGAATGCGCGATGCTCAAATTCCGCTGATGGGCTATCTTAGCGCCTCACGCAATGTCGAGGGCATGAACTTTTTGCGTCTGTTAGCTTGTCCCCATCCCGTACCAGATTGTATAAGTTATTGCCCTAACCAGTTAGAAAAGATACCTTGTAAAATATTTGAACATTTACGAGATACATCTCTTTGGGCAACTCAACTAAAACCAGGACAGCGTGGCCCTTTATGGCGCAGTAATGCCCGAATTTTAGATTTATATGAAGACCAAAAAATTTACTTTTGCTACATCCATGTAGGCGCCGAAATTGCCCGGATAGAAGTTCCAGCATGGGTAGCAGAAAATACAGCTATATTTGACCAAGCTTTAGGACTGATGCTAGCACAAGTACAAAAAGGCTATGGCTACCCAGTTGCGATCGCTGAAGCACACAATCAGGCTGTAGTTAGAGGTGGTGACAAAGCGCGTTTCTTTGCTCTCCTAGAAAAACAAATGATTAAAGCCGGCTTGAAAAATGTCGGTACCTCCTACAAAGAAGCCCGCAAGCGCGGAAGTATCGCTTAA
- the ftsH gene encoding ATP-dependent zinc metalloprotease FtsH, whose protein sequence is MTNLGKKALNKQRTAKRVPWTGAVAASLILLPGILGGTPALAQKAERNSLTYGELIKKTERGEVAKVELDETEQIAKVYLVGQKSDSPIQVKLLEQNPELINKLKEKNVDFAEVSSANSRAAVGLLINLMWILPLVALMLLFLRRSTNASSQAMNFGKSRARFQMEAKTGVKFDDVAGVEEAKEELQEVVTFLKQPERFTAVGARIPKGVLLIGPPGTGKTLLAKAIAGEAGVPFFSISGSEFVEMFVGVGASRVRDLFKKAKENAPCLIFIDEIDAVGRQRGAGIGGGNDEREQTLNQLLTEMDGFEGNTGIIIIAATNRPDVLDAALLRPGRFDRQVMVDAPDLKGRLDILKVHARNKKIDPSVSLDAIARRTPGFTGADLANLLNEAAILTARRRKEAVTILEIDDAVDRVVAGMEGTALVDSKSKRLIAYHEVGHALVGTLIKDHDPVQKVTLIPRGQALGLTWFTPNEEQGLISRAQIIGKITSILGGRAAEEIVFGKPEVTTGAGDDLQKVTNLARQMVTRFGMSSLGPLSLENQGGEVFLGRDWMNKSEYSEEIASKIDAQVRDIISQSYQTAKTILTENRIALERLVDLLSDQETIEGELFRQIVAEYNQVTDEKIAVSH, encoded by the coding sequence ATGACAAATTTAGGGAAAAAGGCATTGAACAAACAGCGAACGGCAAAGCGTGTTCCTTGGACTGGTGCAGTAGCAGCCAGCTTAATATTATTGCCAGGCATTTTAGGTGGAACCCCGGCTTTGGCGCAAAAAGCAGAGCGTAACTCTTTGACTTATGGGGAGTTGATTAAAAAAACCGAAAGGGGAGAAGTTGCAAAAGTCGAGCTGGATGAAACTGAACAGATAGCCAAAGTTTATTTGGTTGGACAAAAATCAGATTCACCCATCCAGGTAAAACTGTTAGAGCAAAACCCAGAGTTAATTAATAAACTCAAAGAGAAAAATGTGGATTTTGCTGAAGTTTCCTCTGCTAACAGTAGAGCGGCTGTTGGGTTATTGATTAACCTGATGTGGATTTTGCCACTCGTAGCTTTAATGCTCTTGTTCCTCAGACGCTCAACTAATGCTTCTAGCCAAGCCATGAACTTTGGTAAATCTCGCGCTCGCTTCCAAATGGAGGCGAAAACAGGCGTAAAATTTGACGATGTCGCCGGCGTAGAAGAAGCCAAAGAAGAATTGCAAGAAGTTGTTACCTTCCTGAAACAACCAGAAAGATTTACAGCTGTAGGTGCAAGAATTCCTAAAGGTGTACTGTTAATTGGCCCTCCTGGTACAGGTAAAACTTTACTGGCAAAAGCGATCGCAGGGGAAGCGGGTGTTCCATTCTTTAGCATTTCCGGCTCGGAATTTGTGGAAATGTTTGTGGGTGTAGGTGCATCCCGCGTCCGCGACTTATTTAAGAAAGCTAAAGAAAATGCCCCTTGCTTGATATTTATTGATGAAATTGACGCTGTAGGTAGACAAAGAGGCGCAGGAATTGGTGGTGGTAACGATGAAAGGGAGCAAACCCTCAATCAGCTGCTCACTGAAATGGATGGTTTTGAAGGTAACACTGGCATCATTATTATTGCTGCTACCAACCGTCCCGATGTTCTTGATGCAGCGTTACTTCGTCCAGGACGCTTTGATCGGCAAGTAATGGTTGATGCACCGGATTTAAAAGGTCGCCTGGACATTTTGAAAGTTCATGCCCGGAATAAGAAAATAGATCCTAGTGTATCCTTAGATGCGATCGCTCGCCGCACACCCGGATTTACAGGCGCAGATTTAGCTAACTTACTCAACGAAGCTGCAATTCTCACCGCCAGACGTAGAAAAGAAGCAGTTACCATCCTAGAAATTGATGATGCTGTAGACCGAGTAGTTGCAGGGATGGAAGGCACAGCTTTGGTTGACAGCAAGAGCAAACGCCTCATAGCCTACCACGAAGTAGGACACGCTTTAGTTGGTACCTTAATTAAAGACCACGACCCAGTCCAAAAAGTCACCCTCATCCCCCGTGGACAAGCTTTAGGATTAACTTGGTTCACTCCTAACGAAGAACAAGGCTTAATCTCTCGCGCCCAAATTATTGGCAAAATTACTTCGATTTTAGGTGGTCGCGCTGCCGAAGAAATTGTTTTTGGTAAGCCAGAAGTTACCACAGGTGCAGGTGATGACTTGCAAAAAGTGACAAACTTAGCACGTCAAATGGTAACAAGATTCGGGATGTCGAGCTTAGGCCCATTGTCCCTAGAAAATCAAGGAGGAGAAGTCTTTTTAGGACGCGATTGGATGAATAAATCAGAGTATTCTGAAGAAATAGCCTCCAAAATAGATGCTCAAGTCCGAGACATTATTAGCCAAAGCTATCAAACAGCAAAAACAATTCTGACAGAAAACCGCATAGCCTTAGAACGTCTTGTTGATTTGTTATCAGATCAAGAAACAATTGAAGGTGAATTATTCCGCCAAATTGTTGCTGAATATAATCAGGTAACTGATGAAAAAATCGCTGTATCCCATTAA
- a CDS encoding NADPH-dependent FMN reductase: protein MVKIVGIGGSLRPNSYTQIALQVAAQRVEALGAEVEILDLRQMQLPFCNGGKDYSEYPDVQRLRDTVTNTDGLILATPEYHGGVSGVLKNTLDLLSFDELSGKVAGVISVLGGQSNSNALNELRLILRWVHGWVIPEQIAIGQAWGAFNAEGKLLDEKLSQRFDQFAQSLVDNTRKLRGVQ, encoded by the coding sequence ATGGTAAAAATTGTTGGCATTGGTGGTAGTTTAAGACCTAACTCTTATACCCAAATTGCTTTACAAGTTGCAGCACAAAGGGTAGAAGCATTAGGTGCAGAAGTAGAAATTCTTGATTTGCGGCAAATGCAGCTACCATTTTGCAATGGTGGTAAAGATTATTCCGAGTACCCAGATGTTCAGCGTTTGCGAGATACAGTAACTAATACTGACGGGTTAATTTTGGCTACACCTGAATATCATGGTGGCGTTAGCGGTGTACTAAAAAATACACTAGATTTGTTAAGTTTTGACGAACTGTCTGGTAAAGTGGCAGGTGTAATTAGCGTATTGGGCGGACAATCTAATAGCAACGCCCTTAATGAACTGCGTTTGATTTTGCGCTGGGTACATGGTTGGGTAATTCCAGAACAAATTGCTATTGGACAAGCTTGGGGCGCATTCAATGCTGAAGGTAAGCTGTTAGATGAAAAACTCTCCCAACGCTTTGATCAATTTGCTCAAAGCCTAGTTGATAATACTCGCAAGTTGCGGGGAGTGCAATGA
- a CDS encoding glutamate--cysteine ligase produces the protein MFFFGIEHEVAFLNQAGKFADFSQTKYAEFNEIVEKLPTYPNDYSQLRVGDAGIKKKRWYIEGFERFADSDKVIDCLPKGIEIRTTIHSHIQGAIDELTESFCLLREVAADYGFSPVLTSFNPYKTIFEPNPPLNDYELQQLQSYPDEHTANIYMVTYGPDLNISVANLSVEKLIDIGRKLTFYSPYIVPFSYSAPFYKGNLWEGLSVRTFVRTGQRPATLVFVEKAEQLIASIPSLTKVARIPAEVGRIEFKAFDSCDDFSLYAALLALLKGLVLDESLTDRATIPDASLHQLSARKGFENEEIFINAKKILQAAELALKDDPDIDFLTPLKIILQEGETKSHALIKQYNRLNSIEEVLRQTYSQF, from the coding sequence ATGTTTTTTTTCGGCATTGAACATGAAGTTGCTTTTTTGAATCAAGCAGGAAAGTTTGCTGATTTTTCTCAAACAAAATATGCTGAATTCAATGAAATTGTGGAAAAGCTACCTACATATCCTAATGATTATTCTCAGCTACGTGTTGGTGATGCTGGTATTAAAAAGAAGAGATGGTATATTGAGGGATTTGAAAGATTCGCTGACTCAGATAAAGTAATCGATTGCTTACCAAAAGGTATTGAAATTAGAACAACAATACATTCTCATATTCAAGGTGCTATTGATGAATTAACAGAAAGTTTTTGCTTATTGCGGGAAGTTGCTGCGGATTATGGCTTCTCACCTGTTTTAACTAGTTTTAATCCTTATAAGACAATTTTTGAACCAAACCCACCATTAAATGATTATGAACTGCAGCAGTTGCAGTCTTACCCTGACGAACATACTGCCAATATTTACATGGTGACTTACGGGCCAGATTTAAATATTTCTGTAGCGAACTTGTCTGTAGAAAAATTAATTGATATTGGTAGAAAGTTAACTTTTTACAGCCCCTATATAGTTCCTTTTAGCTATAGTGCGCCTTTTTATAAGGGTAATTTATGGGAAGGACTTTCGGTAAGAACTTTTGTGAGAACTGGACAAAGACCAGCTACACTAGTATTTGTAGAAAAAGCAGAACAATTAATTGCCAGTATCCCTTCATTAACAAAAGTAGCACGTATACCTGCTGAAGTCGGACGAATTGAGTTTAAGGCTTTTGATAGTTGCGATGATTTTTCACTTTATGCAGCTTTACTAGCTTTGTTGAAAGGTTTAGTTTTGGATGAATCTCTAACAGATAGGGCAACTATTCCAGATGCAAGTTTACATCAACTTTCGGCAAGAAAAGGCTTTGAGAATGAAGAGATTTTTATCAATGCCAAAAAAATTTTACAAGCTGCAGAATTAGCGCTCAAAGATGACCCAGATATTGATTTTTTAACACCACTAAAAATTATTTTACAGGAGGGAGAAACAAAATCTCACGCACTCATCAAACAATATAATCGCTTAAATTCTATAGAAGAAGTTTTGAGACAAACTTACTCACAATTTTAA
- a CDS encoding Mo-dependent nitrogenase C-terminal domain-containing protein, producing the protein MKSVVQSPYSSEQVAAWLRGLLTIAWADGNFDPHEQQLIASITEEELAPGIQFDSLEVIKPEELAAILGTGTTAAENFLRTAVMVAIADGTYSPSEDQVLQELCHALGQPKDLIEALRHTIEHIDDVDPVDSFLQREASKNPSLTIAPYAPTHDALTPLRHWMDGLDIQDPRVARFLCKMIPSQCPFERDVKLFGRKIVHIPPLCKINPLYEQMVGLRFRALSYLADDCGEDISPYI; encoded by the coding sequence ATGAAAAGTGTCGTTCAATCCCCCTACAGTAGTGAACAAGTTGCAGCTTGGCTACGTGGATTGCTGACTATAGCTTGGGCCGATGGTAACTTTGACCCTCATGAACAGCAGTTGATTGCTAGTATCACAGAGGAGGAATTGGCCCCGGGAATTCAATTCGATTCCCTGGAAGTTATCAAGCCAGAGGAATTAGCCGCTATTTTAGGCACAGGTACAACAGCAGCAGAAAACTTTTTGCGTACTGCAGTGATGGTAGCGATCGCAGATGGTACATATTCTCCCAGCGAAGACCAAGTTCTGCAAGAGTTATGTCATGCGCTAGGACAGCCAAAGGATTTAATCGAAGCCCTACGTCATACCATAGAACATATAGATGATGTAGATCCTGTAGATAGTTTTCTACAGCGAGAAGCATCTAAAAACCCTTCCTTAACAATTGCGCCCTATGCACCTACCCATGATGCACTCACCCCCCTGCGCCATTGGATGGATGGATTAGATATTCAAGATCCTAGAGTTGCTCGCTTCTTATGTAAAATGATTCCTTCACAATGCCCTTTTGAACGGGATGTGAAGTTGTTTGGTCGTAAAATTGTACATATCCCGCCATTATGTAAAATTAATCCGCTTTATGAACAAATGGTAGGCTTACGTTTTCGCGCCCTCTCTTATCTTGCAGATGATTGTGGTGAGGATATTTCGCCATATATTTAA
- the obgE gene encoding GTPase ObgE — MQFIDQSVIEVEAGKGGDGIVAFRREKYVPAGGPSGGNGGRGGSIIFVAVENLQTLLDFRYNHRFQAENGGRGGPNNCTGAAGKDLIIEVPCGTAIYDAATGALLEDLIEPGQKFRAAEGGKGGLGNQHFLSNRNRAPEYALPGLPGEMKVLRLELKLLAEVGIIGLPNAGKSTLISSLSAARPKIADYPFTTLIPNLGVVRKPSGDGTVFADIPGLIEGASHGAGLGYDFLRHIERTRVLLHLIDATSEDVIGDFNTIQQELKAYGRGLAERPQILALNKIDAVDRETVDLEVLATQLNHLSYAPVFLISAVTRTGLEPMLQELWGILDQINSIEEAEVLG; from the coding sequence ATGCAATTTATTGATCAATCAGTTATCGAAGTAGAAGCTGGTAAAGGTGGCGATGGTATTGTCGCTTTCCGGCGAGAGAAGTATGTACCAGCAGGTGGCCCTTCTGGCGGAAATGGTGGACGTGGTGGTTCAATAATTTTCGTAGCTGTAGAGAACCTGCAAACTTTGCTAGATTTTCGCTATAATCACCGTTTCCAGGCAGAAAATGGGGGTCGAGGTGGCCCAAATAATTGTACTGGGGCTGCCGGCAAAGATTTAATTATCGAAGTTCCTTGTGGTACAGCTATTTATGATGCAGCAACAGGTGCTTTATTAGAAGATTTAATCGAACCTGGACAAAAATTTCGGGCTGCGGAAGGTGGTAAAGGTGGATTAGGAAATCAACATTTTTTGAGTAACCGTAACCGCGCCCCTGAATATGCACTTCCCGGTTTACCTGGAGAAATGAAAGTGCTGCGCTTGGAATTGAAACTTTTAGCTGAGGTAGGAATTATTGGGTTACCAAATGCTGGTAAATCCACTTTAATTTCATCTTTATCAGCAGCACGTCCCAAGATTGCTGATTATCCTTTTACTACCCTGATTCCAAATTTGGGCGTAGTACGTAAACCATCTGGTGATGGTACAGTTTTTGCCGATATCCCTGGATTAATTGAAGGGGCTTCGCATGGTGCGGGGCTAGGATATGACTTTTTGCGCCACATTGAACGCACAAGGGTGTTGCTACATTTAATTGATGCGACAAGTGAAGATGTAATAGGTGATTTCAACACAATTCAGCAAGAGTTAAAAGCATACGGACGGGGTTTAGCAGAACGTCCTCAAATTTTGGCGCTGAATAAAATTGATGCAGTGGATCGAGAAACTGTAGATTTAGAGGTATTGGCGACTCAACTAAATCACCTCTCTTATGCCCCAGTTTTCTTAATTTCAGCTGTTACCCGTACTGGTCTAGAACCAATGTTACAAGAGCTTTGGGGAATTCTTGACCAAATTAATTCTATTGAAGAAGCAGAAGTATTGGGTTAG
- a CDS encoding acyltransferase family protein: MRLTSLDVFRGITIAGMILVNMAGVADDKYPPLDHAAWNGCTPTDLVFPFFLFIIGVAMTFSLSKYTEGDKPKSAVYWRILRRAAILFALGLLLNGFWNKGIWTFDLSSIRLMGVLQRIGLAYLFASLIVLKLPRKGQWILAAAILIGYWLAMMYLPVPGYGAGVLTREGNIGAYIDRLIIPKAHLYKGDGFNFMGDPEGIFSTIPAIVSVLAGYFAGNWIRSQTVKSRISIGLALFGIGCLIVGWAWGWTFPINKKLWTSSYVVFTSGWALLLLAACYELIEVRQIRRWSKPFEIMGLNAIALFVASVLLIKILVRTNIGTGETAPSAYNWIYQNVFASWAGTFNGSLLFALVTVLLWWVFAAIMYHKRWFFKV, translated from the coding sequence ATGCGCCTGACCTCTCTTGATGTTTTTCGAGGCATTACTATCGCCGGAATGATTCTCGTCAATATGGCGGGAGTTGCAGATGATAAATATCCCCCCTTAGACCATGCCGCATGGAACGGCTGTACACCAACTGATTTGGTTTTTCCTTTCTTCTTATTCATTATTGGCGTGGCAATGACGTTTTCGCTGTCAAAGTATACTGAAGGGGATAAACCAAAGTCGGCTGTTTACTGGCGGATTCTGCGTCGTGCTGCAATTCTCTTCGCTTTAGGTTTGCTGCTCAATGGTTTTTGGAATAAAGGTATTTGGACTTTTGATTTAAGCAGCATCCGGTTGATGGGAGTGTTACAACGCATCGGTCTGGCTTATCTATTTGCTTCCTTAATAGTCCTGAAGTTACCGCGTAAAGGTCAATGGATATTAGCCGCCGCAATCCTCATCGGTTATTGGCTGGCGATGATGTATCTACCTGTACCCGGTTATGGTGCTGGCGTTCTCACCAGGGAAGGCAACATTGGCGCATATATTGACCGCTTAATTATACCGAAAGCCCATCTGTATAAGGGTGATGGTTTCAACTTCATGGGTGACCCAGAAGGAATTTTCAGTACCATTCCGGCAATTGTTAGTGTTCTAGCTGGCTACTTTGCAGGTAATTGGATACGTTCACAAACAGTAAAATCACGCATAAGTATTGGTTTAGCTTTATTTGGTATTGGTTGCTTAATTGTTGGTTGGGCGTGGGGGTGGACATTTCCCATCAACAAAAAACTCTGGACGAGTTCCTATGTTGTATTTACCAGTGGTTGGGCTTTACTGTTGCTAGCCGCCTGTTACGAGCTGATCGAAGTGAGACAGATACGTCGCTGGAGTAAACCATTTGAGATTATGGGACTAAATGCGATCGCGCTTTTCGTTGCATCTGTCTTACTCATTAAAATCTTAGTTAGAACCAACATCGGCACTGGTGAAACAGCCCCGAGCGCCTACAATTGGATTTACCAGAATGTTTTCGCTTCTTGGGCCGGAACCTTCAACGGTTCACTATTATTTGCCCTTGTCACCGTTTTATTGTGGTGGGTATTCGCTGCAATTATGTATCATAAACGCTGGTTTTTTAAAGTCTAA
- a CDS encoding peroxiredoxin: protein MPVKVGDTAPDFSLPAQNGKTVSLRNFRGKSAVVLYFYPKDDTPGCTAESCAFRDRYEVFKNVGAEVIGVSGDSNQSHQQFAAKYNLPFILLSDKGDKVRKEYGATAAFGLLPGRVTYVIDQQGVVQYVFDSMFNFQGHVEEALKKLQQLQAV, encoded by the coding sequence ATGCCAGTTAAAGTTGGAGATACTGCTCCTGATTTCAGCTTACCTGCTCAAAATGGTAAAACCGTTAGCCTGAGAAATTTTCGTGGTAAAAGTGCTGTTGTCCTGTACTTTTATCCCAAGGATGATACACCAGGATGTACTGCTGAATCTTGCGCTTTTCGCGATCGCTATGAAGTGTTTAAAAACGTCGGCGCTGAGGTGATTGGTGTGAGTGGTGATTCTAATCAATCGCATCAGCAATTTGCTGCCAAGTACAATTTACCTTTTATTCTATTGAGTGACAAAGGCGACAAAGTTCGTAAGGAATACGGCGCAACAGCAGCCTTTGGTTTATTACCTGGACGAGTCACCTATGTAATAGACCAACAGGGAGTTGTGCAATATGTTTTTGATTCGATGTTTAACTTTCAGGGTCATGTTGAAGAGGCTTTGAAAAAGCTACAACAGCTGCAAGCTGTCTAA
- the hpf gene encoding ribosome hibernation-promoting factor, HPF/YfiA family, with protein sequence MKLVIHGKNIEITDAIRDYVHQKIEKAVSHFQNITNEVDVHLSVARNPRINPRQAAEVTIYANGNVIRAEESSENLYASIDLVADKIARQLRKYKERRHDKKTQSQPTNEVVVPQPVVADLIGDRTPELPNEIVRTKYFSMPPMTVTEALEQLQMVGHDFYMFLNSETGEINVIYERNHGGYGVIQPRHNNGHTNGHSNGKNGKTANANFVISEKPFLAK encoded by the coding sequence ATGAAGCTTGTCATCCACGGCAAAAATATTGAAATCACCGATGCGATTCGGGATTATGTGCATCAAAAAATCGAAAAAGCAGTTAGTCACTTTCAGAACATCACCAATGAAGTGGATGTGCATTTAAGCGTAGCTCGCAATCCCCGAATTAACCCCAGACAGGCGGCTGAAGTGACTATTTATGCCAATGGTAACGTCATCCGTGCCGAGGAAAGCAGCGAAAATCTATATGCCAGTATTGACTTGGTAGCAGATAAAATTGCTCGTCAACTGCGTAAATATAAAGAAAGACGACACGATAAGAAAACTCAAAGTCAACCAACTAATGAGGTAGTAGTTCCTCAACCAGTAGTTGCAGATTTAATTGGCGATCGCACTCCAGAATTACCCAACGAGATTGTCCGCACCAAGTACTTCTCAATGCCACCAATGACTGTTACAGAAGCTTTGGAACAGCTGCAAATGGTTGGGCATGACTTTTATATGTTCCTCAATTCTGAGACAGGTGAAATCAACGTAATTTATGAACGTAACCACGGTGGTTACGGTGTAATTCAACCACGTCATAATAACGGCCATACCAACGGTCATAGCAATGGTAAAAATGGCAAGACAGCTAATGCTAATTTTGTCATTTCGGAAAAACCGTTTTTGGCTAAATGA
- the lipB gene encoding lipoyl(octanoyl) transferase LipB: MYRYRCLLYNQGLLPYLEALEWQRSLMRDRIQNPHLDDVLILLEHPPVYTLGQGAKPEFLKFDPEQTKFEVHRIERGGEVTYHCPGQLVGYPILNLQRHQKDLHWYLRQLEEVLIRVLAIYNLRGERIPGFTGVWVEGRKVAAIGIKVSRWITMHGFAFNVCPDMTGFNQIVPCGIADKPVASLAEWIPNITCEQVRPQIAKSFAEVFAVELVESVDKELFSVY; this comes from the coding sequence ATGTATCGTTATCGTTGTTTGTTATATAACCAGGGATTGTTACCTTATTTAGAGGCGCTAGAATGGCAGCGATCGCTAATGCGCGATCGCATTCAAAATCCCCATCTCGATGACGTGCTAATTTTGCTAGAGCATCCCCCTGTCTATACTTTGGGACAAGGTGCTAAACCAGAATTTCTCAAATTTGACCCTGAACAAACTAAATTTGAAGTCCATAGAATCGAACGTGGTGGCGAAGTTACTTACCATTGTCCCGGTCAACTGGTGGGGTATCCAATTTTAAATCTGCAACGCCATCAAAAAGACCTGCATTGGTACTTGCGCCAATTAGAAGAAGTTTTAATTCGGGTATTAGCCATTTACAATTTGCGAGGCGAAAGAATTCCCGGTTTTACAGGTGTTTGGGTAGAAGGACGTAAAGTAGCGGCGATTGGTATTAAAGTCAGCCGTTGGATTACAATGCACGGCTTTGCTTTCAACGTCTGTCCTGATATGACAGGCTTCAATCAAATTGTCCCCTGCGGGATAGCTGATAAACCTGTAGCCAGTTTAGCCGAATGGATTCCTAACATTACCTGTGAACAAGTGCGTCCCCAGATAGCAAAGTCCTTTGCGGAAGTTTTTGCAGTGGAATTGGTTGAGTCCGTAGACAAAGAATTATTTTCAGTCTACTGA